One Scomber japonicus isolate fScoJap1 chromosome 1, fScoJap1.pri, whole genome shotgun sequence DNA window includes the following coding sequences:
- the LOC128380786 gene encoding haptoglobin-like, which yields MWFSVAVIFAAWACFADVAHIEASSLRSKRLAGGTGAPPVPWQAMVYLADSIIEGGFGGGALISDRWVLTAGRNLFVNKRREDTRGQTPLIPKVYLGILNRDDAGPTTEFEVEKVVLHPGFQNKTDWDNDLALIQLKKPVVMSDKVTPIPLAERGQDVSGPVVITGWGWGIHFTPPSSLKHLVLSLATNSRCRSEYGTELRATSQTPFVDDNMFCSQGHSSGFFIHNVCFGDAGGALIARDSRSGEVYAAGILSYDRACQNRNYGVYMKISSYLPWIHSVTRGDTDKSSALRTEAMDRMLRWQL from the exons ATGTG gtTTTCTGTGGCTGTAATCTTTGCAGCATGGGCCTGCTTTGCAGATGTGGCACACATTGAAG CCTCAAGCCTCCGTTCCAAGCGATTGGCTGGTGGGACCGGGGCACCTCCTGTCCCCTGGCAGGCTATGGTCTACCTGGCTGACAGCATAATAGAAGGAGGCTTCGGAGGTGGTGCTCTCATCTCCGACCGCTGGGTTTTGACGGCTGGCAGGAATCTGTTTGTCAATAAGAGACGAGAGGACACTCGGGGACAAACTCCCCTCATTCCTAAGGTGTACCTGGGGATCTTAAATCGAGATGATGCTGGTCCCACCACAGAATTTGAAGTAGAGAAG GTTGTTCTCCACCCAGGtttccaaaacaaaactgactgGGACAACGACTTGGCTCTGATCCAGCTGAAGAAGCCTGTGGTTATGAGTGACAAAGTGACCCCCATCCCGCTGGCAGAGAGAGGCCAGGACGTGAGCGGGCCGGTGGTCATCACTGGGTGGGGCTGGGGGATCCACTTCACCCCTCCTTCATCACTCAAACACCTAGTGCTCTCCCTGGCCACAAACTCTCGCTGTAGATCAGAATATGGCACAGAGCTTAGAGCAACCTCGCAGACACCATTTGTGGATGACAACATGTTCTGCAGTCAGGGTCACAGTTCAGGTTTCTTCATTCacaatgtttgttttggtgATGCAGGCGGTGCTCTGATTGCTAGAGATTCTAGAAGTGGAGAAGTGTACGCTGCAGGGATCCTGTCTTATGATAGGGCCTGCCAGAATCGCAATTACGGAGTCTATATGAAGATATCTTCATATCTGCCCTGGATTCACAGCGTCACCAGGGGAGATACAGATAAATCGTCTGCTCTGCGTACTGAAGCTATGGATAGGATGCTCAGATGGCAGCTGTAG